From a single Brassica napus cultivar Da-Ae chromosome C9, Da-Ae, whole genome shotgun sequence genomic region:
- the LOC106417370 gene encoding uncharacterized protein LOC106417370 — protein MVQTQDEVLITNDLPIAGSKNFCQRGTQKSPLIMSNMIQTQDEISSTHDSPIAGSSNVFERGTKTHVETEWNNIRRVDEVSGIQYTRISDSLISPSSGLVSNKRSVSQRQATAKLLGTMVSNHYEGGKIGLKPNQIMEKARKDHGVVISYSKAWRSQEHGQDIARGTPDDSYEALPSWFHMIKEKNPGSVTFIEVDSVGKFKYAFLSLGPSTRGFKLMRKVLSVDGAHLKAKYKGTLLGATTQDSNFHLYPIAFAIVDSENEASWSWFMKCLKTIIPDEEDLVFVSDRATSIENALLRHYPVAHHGICVFHFKKNAQDNFKSSTLVPLVVEAAYAYTKAYFDCYFHEIEASDIVLADYLRKADFRMWSRSYSPANRFNIMTSNLAESVNSLLKLSRVRHMHLATLEVGNNMKELYDFMSRFLEVSKINDSEFEVKGDTRDQVVNFQTRHCSCFVFDVEKFPCAHAIAAANAGNKHENDYVDEFFSNERFTLAYSETVYPVGDKTYWNISPHVASFVCRPPSTRFPSGRRKKKRGFQVRGSMENIGPYPNHHPILTNVADVNRKDTTKVVV, from the exons ATGGTTCAGACACAGGATGAAGTGTTAATTACTAATGATTTGCCTATTGCTGGTAGTAAAAATTTCTGTCAG aGAGGAACACAAAAATCACCATTGATTATGTCAAACATGATTCAGACACAAGATGAAATTTCTAGTACTCATGATTCGCCTATTGCTGGAAGTAGTAATGTATTTGAG AGAGGAACAAAAACACACGTGGAGACTGAATGGAACAACATTCGGAGAGTTGACGAAGTCTCTGGTATACAATATACTCGTATTAGCGACAGTCTTATTTCTCCTTCAAGTGGTCTTGTTAGCAATAAG AGAAGTGTTAGTCAACGGCAAGCTACTGCGAAACTGTTGGGAACTATGGTCAGCAATCATTATGAAGGAGGAAAGATTGGGCTGAAACCTAATCAGATCATGGAAAAAGCTAGAAAAGATCATGGTGTTGTGATTTCATATTCAAAGGCTTGGAGGTCTCAAGAGCACGGCCAGGATATAGCTAGGGGTACTCCTGATGACAGTTATGAAGCTTTGCCTAGTTGGTTTCAcatgataaaagaaaagaatccaGGTTCTGTGACTTTTATCGAAGTTGATTCTGTTGGGAAATTCAAATACGCATTTTTGTCTCTTGGTCCATCTACCAGAGGGTTTAAGTTGATGAGGAAGGTACTTTCTGTTGATGGTGCCCATCTGAAAGCAAAGTATAAAGGGACTCTACTTGGGGCCACAACACAAGATAGTAATTTTCACTTGTATCCTATAGCTTTTGCTATAGTTGATTCTGAGAATGAAGCCTCATGGAGTTGGTTTATGAAATGTCTGAAAACCATCATTCCTGATGAAGAGGATTTGGTTTTTGTCTCTGATCGTGCGACGTCTATTGAAAACGCTCTTTTACGACATTATCCGGTTGCTCACCATGGAATATGCGTCTTTCACTTTAAAAAGAATGCGCAGGACAATTTCAAGAGTTCAACACTTGTCCCTTTGGTTGTTGAAGCTGCTTATGCATACACCAAGGCTTATTTTGATTGCTATTTTCATGAGATTGAGGCGTCCGACATTGTATTAGCAGATTATCTTCGTAAAGCAGACTTCAGGATGTGGTCCCGATCTTATTCTCCTGCTAATCGCTTCAACATCATGACGTCAAACTTGGCTGAATCTGTAAATTCTTTGCTGAAATTGAGTC GAGTTCGTCACATGCATCTTGCCACTCTCGAAGTGGGGAACAATATGAAGGAGCTATATGATTTTATGTCTCGCTTCCTCGAAGTTTCCAAAATCAATGATTCAGAGTTTGAGGTTAAGGGAGATACAAGAGATCAAGTGGTGAATTTTCAAACAAGGCATTGTTCATGTTTTGTGTTTGACGTTGAGAAGTTTCCTTGTGCTCATGCAATTGCCGCTGCAAATGCTGGAAATAAGCATGAAAATGATTATGTCGATGAGTTTTTCTCCAACGAAAG GTTTACACTAGCATATTCAGAGACTGTATATCCTGTTGGTGATAAAACATATTGGAATATTTCTCCCCATGTAGCTTCGTTTGTTTGTCGCCCTCCATCTACACGCTTTCCTAGTGGcaggaggaaaaaaaaaagaggattcCAAGTTCGTGGGA
- the LOC106416774 gene encoding uncharacterized protein LOC106416774 isoform X2 yields the protein MTTMAVGRDGAPTMAMGRDGAPMMAVERDGAPTMAVRCPTGDNASGDHIVFNMQQRSFSSFSFHQKKNEIAKAVEEELEKEMSAYGFEIVQTLIVDIEPDEHGKRAMNEINAGEESA from the exons ATGACGACGATGGCCGTGGGAAGAGATGGAGCTCCGACGATGGCCATGGGAAGAGATGGAGCTCCGATGATGGCCGTGGAAAGAGATGGAGCTCCGACGATGGCCGTTCGATGTCCGACAGGTGACAATGCTTCTGGTGACCACATCGTGTTCAATATGCAGCAGAggagcttctcttccttttCGTTCCACCAAAAG AAGAATGAAATTGCCAAAGCTGTTGAAGAGGAGCTCGAGAAGGAAATGTCTGCTTACGGTTTTGAGATTGTGCAAACTCTCATCGTTGACATTGAGCCTGATGAACATGGCAAACGAGCCATGAATGAGATCAACGCTG GTGAAGAATCTGCGTGA
- the LOC106417887 gene encoding stress-induced protein KIN2, with protein sequence MSNNSQSMSFNAGQAKGQTQEKASNLMDKASNAAQSAKESLQEGGQQLKQKAQGASEAIKEKTGLNK encoded by the exons ATGTCTAACAATAGTCAGAGCATGAGCTTCAACGCTGGCCAAGCTAAAGGCCAAACCCAG GAAAAAGCAAGCAACCTGATGGACAAGGCCTCAAATGCTGCTCAATCTGCTAAGGAATCTCTCCAAGAG GGTGGACAGCAGCTGAAGCAGAAGGCACAGGGTGCGAGTGAGGCCATTAAGGAAAAGACCGGGCTGAACAAATGA
- the LOC106416774 gene encoding uncharacterized protein LOC106416774 isoform X1: MTTMAVGRDGAPTMAMGRDGAPMMAVERDGAPTMAVRCPTGDNASGDHIVFNMQQRSFSSFSFHQKKNEIAKAVEEELEKEMSAYGFEIVQTLIVDIEPDEHGKRAMNEINAGNKTVSSFPL; this comes from the exons ATGACGACGATGGCCGTGGGAAGAGATGGAGCTCCGACGATGGCCATGGGAAGAGATGGAGCTCCGATGATGGCCGTGGAAAGAGATGGAGCTCCGACGATGGCCGTTCGATGTCCGACAGGTGACAATGCTTCTGGTGACCACATCGTGTTCAATATGCAGCAGAggagcttctcttccttttCGTTCCACCAAAAG AAGAATGAAATTGCCAAAGCTGTTGAAGAGGAGCTCGAGAAGGAAATGTCTGCTTACGGTTTTGAGATTGTGCAAACTCTCATCGTTGACATTGAGCCTGATGAACATGGCAAACGAGCCATGAATGAGATCAACGCTGGTAACAAAACCGTCTCATCATTTCCTTTATAG